Within the Irregularibacter muris genome, the region GGGGAATTCCTTTAATGGAGTTTTGGATTTATCTGATGCAGAAGTAAACATCTTACTTTGTGGCGGGCAACTAGCCTATATAAAATCACAATTGGCTTAAGTTAAGATAGAAGAGAAAAAGATAGGACGGAGCTTGTCCTATCTTTTGTCATACTCTGGGAAAGTTGGTTTTGTGAGTCAGGGATTAAACTTTCCTAGAGCACTAGAGCGGCTGTAACCCTTTTCTTGTGTAAAAGTCTTCTATGGGAGTATGTATGTTACTTGCATAAAATTTCTGAATTTGCTAGTATTGAATTAAGATGAGCACAGGGATGTGTGCCTTAAGGAGGTACAAATGAAAGATTCAGATTGGCAGATATTATATGAATTATACAAAACTCCTAATATGACCAAGGTTGCCAGCAGGCTATATATTACCCAACCTTCCTTAACTAAAAGATTACAGGCTATGGAAGAAGAATTTCAAATTAAGATTGTAAATCGAACGACCAAAGGGGTAGAGTTTACCAGGGAAGGAGAGGTGTTAGCCCAAAAGGCTCAGCAATATTTGGTTTTTATGAAGGGAATCCGAAGGGAACTTCGGCAATTGAAGGGAAATAAAAGAGAAATTATCACCATTGGATCTTCCTATACCTATAATAAGTACGTGCTTCCAGAAATACTTTTTGAATATTCCAAGGATCATTCCGATATCCGCTTTGAGGTGCTCAATGAACAGAGCAATCTTCTTTTTCGCAAGGCTTGTGATGGAGAGGTAGATGTGGCATTTGTACAGGGAGACTATAAAGGGGCGGTACTGCAGAGAAGGGTTGATGAATATCAGGCCTATATTTTGACAAAGGAATGTATTCAATTAGAAGATTTACCCCATATGTCTAGAATTAATTATAAGAGTAATGATCGTTCTAAAGAACTATTGAATAATTGGTGGGAGACGCACTATAATCTTCTAGTTCCTGCGGGGATGAGTGTAGGCTATGTCGATGTTGCTTGGCAACTTGTTTCTAAGGGGCTAGGATATACATGTTGTTTTCTCCCAGAGAACTATGAAAATCCCTACAATTTGGTATTAACGCCTATGGAGAATCTCGATGGTACGCCATTAAAGCGAAACACTTGGTTTGTCTATAGAGATGTTGAGAAAAGATCAGAGGGATTAAAGGATTTTATTGCCTATATAAACAAAAAAATTGTTCTAAAATGATGAGAAAACCAATAGCAACATGTTCAGTATAAAGAAACCGAGTAAACCATTCCGAGTTTATTGAGTTTCTTTATTGTATTTATTCAGTAAAATAAGGATAAAAGTCATTTTGTTCCTTATCCCTATGGATTAATTTCCTATGAATATACATCGACAACAATGAGGAGGCTATTATTCTTATCCGTTATGGTCCCATTCCTTTTTGTCATTGGTCATAGGGCAAATCCTAAATTACAATAAACTTATACAGGATAAAAGTTTTCATGGGACTAGGAGGGAAATAAAATATGAGAAAATTCAAAACCGTATTTATGCGTGGAGGGACCAGTAAAGGCTGCATGTTTTTAAGGGAGGATCTGCCTGAGGATAGAAGTGAATGGGATTCTATTTTTTTGCAAGTAATGGGAGATCCTGATCCAAAGCAGATAGATGGTCTGGGGGGAACCGTTTCTTCCAATAATAAAATTGTTATCGTTTGGAAGAGTGATGAGCCCGAGGTTGATGTGGAATATTTAGTAGGTCAAGTTATTGTAGGAAAAAGCCAGGTAGATTATAAATCCAATTGTGGAAATATGACAGCAGCAGTGGGACCCTTTGCCGTAGAAGAAGGATTGGTAGAAGTAGAGGAACCTATGACAACCGTCCGGATGCTCAATCGGAATACCGATAAAATGATTCATATTACTGTGCCCTGTGCAAAGGGGACTTTTGCTTTGGATGGAGATTGTGAAATAGCAGGAGTAGATGGTACTGCTTCAGAATTAAAGGTGAATTTTCTAAATCCTGCCGGAGCAAAAACTGGGAAATTACTTCCAACAGGAAATCCAACAGATATCTTAGAAATTCCTGGATTGGGGAAGATTGAGGCAACCATTCTAGATGTTTCCAATCCTATGGTATTAGTCAGAGCAGAGGATGTTGGACTAACAGGGATAGAATTACCAGAGGAAATAAATAGCAATGTAAGGGCATGTGAACTATTGGAAAAAATAAGGGGAGAAGCTGCTTGCATGATGGGATTTGCTAAGGACCTTCAAGATGCCACAGAGAATAGTCCAGCAGTTCCTAAAGTGGGTGTATTTACCAAACCGGTCACTTATACAGATATTGAGAATAAAGAGGTTAAGGCACAACAAATGGATTTATGTGCACGGGTAATTTCTGTATTTAAGTGTCATAAAGCATGCCCACTGACATCAGCAAGTTCCATCAGTGTCGCTGCTTTTCTAGAAGGTAGTCTTTTGTATAAGGAATTAGGTCAACCTAAGGAAGGTCAAAAAACCGTGAGAATTGGCCATCCCAGTGGAGTAATGACTATGTATCCAGATATCCAAGAAAAGGATGGACAGATTGAACTTCCAGGTGTTGCCGTACAGCGGACAGCAAGGCGCATCATGGAAGGAATGGTATATATTAGAAAATAGAAAAAATAATTATTAAAAAGAAAAAATTCATACCTAACCTTTATAAAAAAACAGTCCCTTTTTTGGACTGTTTTTTTATAAAGGTGTAAAATCTAGGTAGGGAGAATTCCCATATTTTTAAATTCATTGGCTGAGTGGTATACTTGGCTTAAAAGATCTTTAGCCGCATGAATGGCCTCATCCTCTGAAATATTCACACGAATTTCTCGCATTTCAATCATTTCAAAGGGAGAATTTTTTATAAACTTTTTCAAATAATATCCTCCAAAGATTTTAGGTTGTATGTGAACTTCGAAGTGATTGTTTTCAATTAAAATATGGTCGTTTTTCCGTTGAACTTTCATAAAGATCTCCTCTTTCTATAAAAATATAAATAAGGTATATTATCATTATATATATATACTTTATTATTGTATTTATTCAAAAGAATTATCTCCCCTATTATAACAATTTAAAAGAAAATTACAAAATGATTATAGATAGGGACAGACATAGGTTGCAGAAAAAGCATAAAAAATAGAGAAGAACTAGGTGGTGAAAAGTTGTTTAATCTTGAGGAACAGTTAAAAAAATTACCGGAAAAGCCCGGCGTATATATTATGAAAAATCAGCAGGATGAAATTATTTATGTGGGAAAGGCAATTTCCTTAAAAAATAGAGTAAGACAATATTTTCAATCCTCTAAAAATCATTCAGTAAAGGTAAAATCCATGGTAAAGCAGATTGTTGACTTTGAGTACATTGTTACAGATTCTGAATTGGAGGCATTGATTTTAGAATGCAATTTGATAAAAAAACATCGTCCAAGATATAATGTATTATTAAAGGATGATAAAACCTATCCCTATATTAAGGTTACCCTTCAAGACCCCTTTCCAAGGGTAATTCTTACTCGACAGGTGAGAAAGGATGGGGCAAAATATTTTGGACCATATACTTCTTCTTTTGCAGTAAAACAAACCCTAGAGGCTATAAAAAGAGCTTATCCTATCCGGGTGTGCAATAGAAAGATTGGCCCCGAGGGTATGACTGAAAGACCTTGCCTCAACTACCATATCAGACAATGTATAGGGCCTTGTAGAGGGGATGTGCATCAAGGGGAGTATCGGGAAATGATTGATGAAATCATTCAAATTCTAGACGGAAAACAGGAAAAACTTATAGAAAAGTTAGAAGCAGAAATGCTAGAGGCAGCACAAAACATGGAGTTTGAAAAGGCCTCTTTACTGAGGGATCAAATTAGGGGATTGCATCAAATCGCAGAAAAACAAAAGATAGTTTCCACATCTCTATCGGATCAGGATGTTATCGCCTTTGCCCGGGGGATTGATGAAGCCTGTGTGCAAGTGTTTTTCATAAGAGGTGGGAAACTTATTGGTCGAGAGCATTTTATGCTCAATGGGGTAGAGGAGATGGAAAGGGGAGAAATCATGACCCAATTTGTCAAGCAGTTTTATGGAGGCACTCCCTTTATTCCCAAGGAGATTTTATTACAAGAAGAAATTGATGAGGCTCAAATTATTCACCGATGGTTAAGCGATAAAAAAGGAAGTAAAGTAGTTTTAAGAGTTCCTTACAAAGGGGAAAAGAAAAAGCTAATAGATATGGTGAGCAAAAACGCGGTCATTACTTTAGAGCAATTTAGTGATAAAATGAAACGAGAAAAGGAAAAGGGTACAAAGGCTTTAAAGGAATTACAAGAAATTCTTCAACTCCCTACAATGCCCCATAGAATTGAGGGCTTTGACATTTCAAATATTCAAGGTACAGATAGTGTGGGCTCTATGGTGGTGATAGAGGGTGGAAAACCAAAGAAAAGTGATTATAGGAGATTTAAAATAAAATGGGTGCATGGCCCTAATGATTACGCCAGTATGCAGGAAATTGTACAAAGAAGATTAACTCGAGGAATGAAGGAGAAAAAGGAATTAGAAAAAGAGAATATCTCCCCAGCACAGGGAAAGTTCTCCCGTTTACCCGATGTTATCATGATTGATGGAGGATTAGGCCACGCTCAATCAGTGGAAAAGGTTCTGGGAGAATTAGGTATACAAATCCCTGTTTGCGGTATGGTGAAGGATGATAAGCATCGCACCAGGGGACTTATTTATCAGGGGGAGGAAGTATATATAGAGAAATCATCCCCTTTATTTCAAATGATTACCCGACTACAGGATGAAGCCCATAGATTTGCCCTCTCCTACCATCAAAGTTTGAGGAAGAAAACTTCTCTATATTCGGTTTTAGATGAAATCCCCGGGGTGGGAGCTGTGAGGAAAAAAGCTTTATTAAAACACTATGGAGGGATAAATGGCATAAAAAAGGCTACGGTAGAAGAACTTAAATCTATACCGGGCATGAATGAAGCTACTGCTCAAGAAGTTTATAATTTTTTTCATACTTCACATAAGAAATAGACAATAAAAGATAAGCATATTGTAGATTTACCAGGACCTAAATAAAAGAAACATGGACTTGTTATTCAGATTTCAACTTGTTTATCTATAGGGAAACAACTCTGATTCATCATAAAAGAAAGGTATATTTTTGATGAAGATTTTAAATTGTTTCCCTATATAGGTTTGTATTAAAATAGCAACAAACAGGATAGGGAGGAAGAAGATGAACTACAAATTAGTAGCAGCGGATTTAGATGATTCACTACTGGGTGACGACCGTCGCATCAGTAAAGAAAATAAAAAAGCCATAGAAGAGGTTGTAAAAGAGGGGGGAGTGTTTACCATAGCTACAGGGAGACCTCTACAGGGCTGTGTTGCCTTTGTGGAGGAATTAGGCCTAGATGTCCCCTTTATTACCTATAATGGTGCATTAGTGATCAAAGGAAAATCTATGGAAGTTTTATATCATAAAGCCATTGAAGCCCAAGACGGCATAAATATTATAAAAGAGGGTAAAAAAAATAATGCCACTATATTGGTGTTTCATGATAATAAACTATATGTTAATGAATTAAATGAACGAACAAAAAACTATCACAAAACCTCTACCATGCTACCCCATTTGGAAGAAGATTTAGAATCTATAGCGAAAATGGGGGCAACAAAAATTCTTTTATACCATGAGCCCGAGGAAATAAAAAAAATACAACAAGATATGAAAGAAAATTTTAAAGGTAAGGTAAATTTTCATATTTCTAAGCCTTATTTTTTAGAATTTGTCCATCAGGATGTTTCCAAGGGAGATGCTTTAGCAGCCTTAGCCCAAAGCATGGGTATATCTTCCCAAGGGGTCATTGCCATTGGGGATAGCTATAATGACATCTCCATGATTGAATATGCAGGGCTAGGAGTGGCGGTATCCAATGCCCATCCGGAGGTAAAAGTCCATGCAGATTATATTAGCAAATCCAATAGAGAACATGGAGTAGCACAAGTATTAAGAAAATTTGTTTTGGGGGAATAAATATGTCGGCCTTAAGAGTACAAGAGATGAGTGCAGAAATGAATTTAGAAATTATTTACCAAGGAAGCAATCTCGCTTTAGACATTAGCAGTAGTGATATTAACCGTCCCGGACTACAATTATATGGCTATTTTGAATATTTCGATCAGGATCGGGTACAAATTCTAGGGAAGGTAGAGTGGAGTTATTTATCTTCCTTGTCTCCAGAAGAACGAAGAGTAAAACTGGAAAACTTCTTTTCAAGGTATTTTCCCTGTTTAATTATTGCATGGGATTTAGAAGTTTTTCCTGAAATTATAGAATATGCAAAAAAATACGACCGCACTGTTTTAAGGACACCTCTCCATACCACGAAAGTCATGTATAATGTCATTAATTATCTGGATGAAAAACTAGCACCTCAGGTAAGGCTTCATGGTGTTTTGGTAGAAGTCTATGGTATAGGAATCTTTATCACCGGTTCCAGTGGAGTAGGGAAAAGTGAGACTGCCCTAGAATTGGTAAAAAGGGGCCATCGTTTAATTGCCGATGATTTAGTACAAATCAAACAAATTGCAGGCAATCAATTGATAGGAGAAGCCCCAGAAGTATTAAAATACTTTATAGAAATTAGGGGTGTGGGCATTATCGATGTAAAAACCCTCTATGGAGTAGGGGCCATAAAAGATTCCATGGAAATTGATATGGTCATTCATTTGGAGGATTGGCAGGAAGGGAAATATTATGACCGTTTGGGATTGGAAAATGAAATGATGGACATCATGGATGTAGCAGTGCCTAAGGTGACTATCCCTGTCATGCCCGGTCGTAATTTATCCATTATTATTGAAACCGCGGCTCGAAATCACAGAGAAAAAATAATGGGCTACAATGCCGCTCAAGCCTTTGTGGATAAGGTATATCAGATTACTACTAATCAAGCTGCCCAAGAAGAAGAGGAGATGGAAAAATGAAATTTGTACTAGATACCCATTGTCATACCATTGTCAGTGGGCATGCATATAGCACCCTTACAGAAATGGTAGAGGGAGCAAAACAAAATGGTATGGAGCTCATAGCCATTACCGAACACGGTCCAGCTTTACCCAGTGCACCCCACTATTATTATTTTGGAAATCTAAAGGTGGTGCCCCCTGAAATACAGGGAGTAAAAATATTAAAGGGTGTGGAGGCCAACATCATAGATTATGATGGAAATATTGATATGCCTGAAACCTATTTAAAAAGATTGGATATTATCCTGGCCAGTCTTCATGACATCTGTATTGAGCCAGGCACTGTCCAGAAAAATACCAGTGCCATAGTGGGAGCTATGAACAACCCCGATGTAGATATCATTGCCCATTCGGGGAATCCCCTATTTCCTGTAGATTATGACAAGATCTTAGAGACCGCAAAGAAAACCAATACTCTACTGGAAATAAACAACAGCTCTTTTGTAGCTACCAGAAAAGGTAGTTATAAAAACTGCTATTATATTGCACAAAAATGTAAGGAAATGGAGATTCCTATCGTGATAGGAAGTGATGCCCATTATGCCTTAGATGCAGGAGAGTTCACTAAAGCAAGAAGATTATTGGAAGAAGTAGATTTTCCAGAGGAATTGATCATGAATACCCATGTGGAAAAACTTATAAAATATCTAAAAGATAAGGGGAGAACGCCTTTTCACGATATTCGTATTCATGACCATATGAATATGTAGAATATGTAAGGAATAGTAAAAGAAATGTGAGAATAGATATAGAGTAAAAGGTCAGAAGGAGGAGTATTCATGAGAAAGAGAGGACCTTTTACTCTTTTTTTATGCATAATCATATTTTTATATTTAATTATAGCCCCTTTTTATTTATTTTCCTTGGAACGGGAAGATTTAGATAGAAATAAAAAGGAAGATAAACTAGATTGGAAAGGGGTAATTACCCTATGGGATATCCCTAGACCCACCGCTGCAGGAAGTAGCTTTGGATGGATTAGGGGAAGAATTAATGCCTTTGAAAAAAAACATCCCAATGTTCTTATTGACTTAAGAGAACTCATCCATGAAAATAGAGAGGAGACCGTGTTAAAGGCTCTAAAGGAAGGGGAAGGACCAGATATACTCCCCCTTTTTGTTGACCAAAATCCTATACCATTGCAACACATAAAGCCCTTGGATCAATGGATGAACCCAGGGGTCACTAATGGAGTAAAAAAAGAAGCCTTACAGGTTGCAACCTACCAAAATAAAGTATATGGGGTGCCTTTTTCTATGACGGGCAATGTTCTTATACTCAATACAGATCTTCTGCAGAAGATTGGCTGTAAAACTCCTAAAAAAGAATCCTGGAATTATCAGGAGTTTATTAATCTCTTACAAAGTATAGAAAAAGCCAAGGGAGAGGAAGAAGTATTCTCCTTTGATGCCTATCTCGGGAAGGGTGAAGGGAGCCTAATGCCTATCCTTTTATCTGATGGTGGTGCAGTTTATCAACAAGAGGAGCAACGATTTGCCTTTTACCAGCCTGAGATGATTTCAGGCCTTCAAAAATTATTGAATATAAAACTTAAGGGCAACACCCAAGGGGAATTTGGTGCAAGAAGCAAAGGTGATGTATACAAGGACTTTCTGGAAGAGCAGAAAACCGCAGTATTGGCGGCAGATAGCAATATTATTTATGTGCTAGAAAGACTAAAGAAAAATGGTGAAGGTTTTGCCTATCAGGTAATGCCCTTTCCTGTGGGCAATATGGATATTCCCATATGGTATAGTCATCAAACATCAGTCTATTCCATAGTAAAAAAGCAAGAAGAAGACCCTGCAAAGCAAGAAATCCTAGAGGAATTTTTAGCCTTTCTTTTAGAAGAGGAATCCCAACAATCCTTAAAGTCATTAGGAGCTTTTCCCACCAATGACAATGGGAAGGGTCTATATGATGAAGACTCTTTAATAAATGAATGGTACAATAGGGGATATGAGTATCAAAGCTATCCCTTACACCCCCAGTGGTCAGAAATAGAAGATAAGATGATAGAAAGTATAAAAGCCGTACTTACGGGGACAAAATCTCCTACAGAATCCTTCAAAGATTTGCAAGATCAGGTAGAGAGTTTTAAATAGCTCCTTATGTTCCCATTTTACTTGATTTATAAAAAGCAAAAAAGGTATACTCAGGATATGAATTTCACAGGGTATAATTTGGTACAATAACAACAAAGAGCTATAATTGTACTTATGAAACAATTTGTTGAGGAGAGGATAAGATGGATAAAAATGGGGTTTATAAGCTCCTTTTAGATAGAATAGCTCCAGAGAGGATTTTAAGGGATGAACCTATGAAAAAACATACATCCTTTAAAATTGGAGGCCCAGCTGATTTTTTGATACTTCCCCAAGGAGTAGAGGAAATAAAAGAAATCGTCCAGCTATGTAAGGAAGAAAAAGTACCATTTTTTATTATGGGTAATGGGAGTAATTTATTGGTCAGAGATAAAGGAATGAGAGGTATTGTAGTAAAAATTGCTAAAAATTTTAGTCATGTGGAAATACAGGGAGAAAAGGTAACAGCTCACTCGGGCATATTATTATCCCGTTTAGCCAAAATGCTTTTAAGAGAAGAATTAGCAGGCTTTGAGTTTGCCAGTGGCATTCCGGGTACTTTGGGAGGAGCTGTGACCATGAATGCTGGAGCCTATGATGGAGAAATGAAGGATGTTCTTGAAAAAATAGAGGTAATGGATAAAGAAGGCAATGTTTTTGAATTGCAAGGGGAAGAAATGGCCCTAGGATATCGTCAAAGTGCGGTACAAAATATGGATTTAATCGTACTTACAGCTACCATGAAATTGAAAAAGGGCAAGTATCAGGACATTAAGGCTAAAATGGACGATTTAGACTATCGAAGAAAATCCAAACAGCCTCTAGAATGGCCCAGTGCAGGAAGCACTTTTAAAAGACCCACAGGTTATTATGCAGGAAAGCTGGTGCAAGACGTGGGATTAAAGGGATTTTCCATGGGCAGAGCACAGGTGTCTGAATTACATTCAGGATTTGTTATTAATAAGGGAGATGCATCTGCTGCAGAAGTGCTTTCTCTCATTGGACATATACAAGGAAAAGTTAAAGATAAATTTGGAGTAGATTTATGTACAGAGGTAAAAATAATAGGAGAAGAATAAAGTAAAAGGGCAACTTGTTATTAAAGTTGCTTTTTTGTTGAAAAAGCAGAACAAAGGGATGTGGATAGGAGGAAATGTATGAAGATCATAGCTGATTATCATACCCATACCAAGTATAGCCATGGCAAAGGGACCATTATAGAAAATGTATTGGCAGCTAAAAAAAAGGGTCTAAAAAAAGTAGTGATATCTGACCATGGGCCAAATCATATTGGTTTTGGAGTAAAAATTAAAAAATTTTTGAAGATGAGACAGGAAATAGATGAAATTAATGATAAAATAGAAGATATAGAAGTTTTAATGGGAATAGAATCTAATATTGTAGGGATAGATGGCACCATTGATGTGCCTGAGAAATATTTAGATTTATTTGATATTTTATTAGCAGGCTTTCATTATGGAGTAAGACCTAAATCCTTTAAGGACTTGTATTATTTAACCATTTTAAATGGATGGGAAAAAATATCTAGGACAAAGATAAAGAGAGTAAGGGAGATCAATACCCATGCAGCGATAAAAGCTATCGAGAGATATCCCATACAGATCATTACCCATCCTGGAGCTAAGATACCCATTGATACTGACAAGCTATCAAGGGCAGCAGCTAAAAAGGGTACCTGGTTGGAAATAAACGCAAGTCATGGATATTTGACCAAAGAATACATCCATATTGCTAAAGGCAATCATGCGATGTTTGTTATAAATAGTGATGCACACACCCCTGAACGGGTGGGAGATTTTGAAAGGGCAATTCATATTGCTCGAGAGGCAGGATTAGAGGCAAAGGATATTATAAACGCTCAGAAAGGAGACTAGAGATGAGATTTGTGATTATAACGGGTTTATCTGGGGCTGGTAAGAGCCAGGCGGTGAAGTCCTTTGAGGATTTAGGATATTTTTGTGTAGATAATCTACCACCTAAATTAATTCCAAAGTTTGCTGATTTATGCTTTCAATCCCAAGGTAAAATAGAAAAAGTAGCCCTGGTTATCGATATTAGAGGGGGAATATTTTTCGATGATCTAGTAGAGGTCTTAAAAGACCTTGAGGTAGGGGATTATTCCCATGAAATTCTATTTCTAGAGGCATCCGATGAGGTATTGATTAAGCGCTTTAAAGAGACAAGAAGAAATCACCCTCTAGCACCAAGGGGATTGGTTTCTGTAGGAATAAATGAAGAACGGAAAAAATTAGGACAGATAAAGTCCATGGCCGATCAAATTATCAACACATCCGATCTGAAACCTAAGGAATTAAAGGAAAAAATAAGAGAAATCTACCAAGATCATCAAAATGATCATAGGATGTTGATTAATATTTTATCCTTTGGTTTTAAATATGGCATTCCCTTAGACAGCGATCTTGTTTTTGATGTTCGGTTTTTACCGAATCCCTTTTATATTGAAAGTTTAAGATCTCATACAGGCAAGGATGAACAAGTGCAAAACTATGTATTAAAGTTTGAAGATACAAAGACCTTTATACAGAAGTTAGAGGATATGGCAGACTTTTTAATTCCCAATTATGTAAAAGAGGGGAAATCCCAACTGGTGATTAGTATTGGTTGCACCGGCGGGAAGCACCGCTCAGTGACGATTGCTAACTCCCTATACCATAGTCTGACCCAGAAAGGGCATTGGGTAGTTATTAATCATAGAGATATTGAAAAGGATAGAGAGGCGTTAAGAGAATGAATCCTCTGCATTGGTTAGATCCAGGAATGAAAATTAAAAGATGGATTTTACTGGGAATCGCGGGAGTTTTTTCAACCAGTATAGGGATTGCTTATATCCTAAAAAGTTTTCCCCTAGGAAAGCTAAGAACTTTTCCTCTTCTGTTTATTCTTTTGGGAATGGTACTCATGGTTATTGCCTTGCGCCAAGGATTTATATCTTTGATTTCATGTCTAGGGGAGGGAAATGAAGCATTAGAAAGTTTTCCCAAGAGTCTAAGTCCCTATATTTTGAAGGAGAAAATTAAAATAAAAGGTCCTAAAATAGTGGTAATAGGCGGAGGTACAGGTTCATCTGTATTACTACGGGGGTTAAAAAAGTATACATCCAATATTACGGCCATTGTCACTGTAGCAGATGATGGCGGGAGCTCTGGTAAGCTGCGGGAGGACTTGGGTATGCTGCCACCTGGCGATATTAGAAGTTGTATATTGGCCCTGGCAGATACCGAACCCACCATGGAAAAGCTTTTGCAGTACCGTTTTAAAGAAGGAAGCTTAAAGGGGCAAAGCTTTGGAAATCTATTTATTGCAGCCATGAACGAGATTACTGGAAATTTTGAAGAGGCAGTAA harbors:
- a CDS encoding LysR family transcriptional regulator — encoded protein: MKDSDWQILYELYKTPNMTKVASRLYITQPSLTKRLQAMEEEFQIKIVNRTTKGVEFTREGEVLAQKAQQYLVFMKGIRRELRQLKGNKREIITIGSSYTYNKYVLPEILFEYSKDHSDIRFEVLNEQSNLLFRKACDGEVDVAFVQGDYKGAVLQRRVDEYQAYILTKECIQLEDLPHMSRINYKSNDRSKELLNNWWETHYNLLVPAGMSVGYVDVAWQLVSKGLGYTCCFLPENYENPYNLVLTPMENLDGTPLKRNTWFVYRDVEKRSEGLKDFIAYINKKIVLK
- a CDS encoding 2-methylaconitate cis-trans isomerase PrpF family protein is translated as MRKFKTVFMRGGTSKGCMFLREDLPEDRSEWDSIFLQVMGDPDPKQIDGLGGTVSSNNKIVIVWKSDEPEVDVEYLVGQVIVGKSQVDYKSNCGNMTAAVGPFAVEEGLVEVEEPMTTVRMLNRNTDKMIHITVPCAKGTFALDGDCEIAGVDGTASELKVNFLNPAGAKTGKLLPTGNPTDILEIPGLGKIEATILDVSNPMVLVRAEDVGLTGIELPEEINSNVRACELLEKIRGEAACMMGFAKDLQDATENSPAVPKVGVFTKPVTYTDIENKEVKAQQMDLCARVISVFKCHKACPLTSASSISVAAFLEGSLLYKELGQPKEGQKTVRIGHPSGVMTMYPDIQEKDGQIELPGVAVQRTARRIMEGMVYIRK
- the uvrC gene encoding excinuclease ABC subunit UvrC, which codes for MFNLEEQLKKLPEKPGVYIMKNQQDEIIYVGKAISLKNRVRQYFQSSKNHSVKVKSMVKQIVDFEYIVTDSELEALILECNLIKKHRPRYNVLLKDDKTYPYIKVTLQDPFPRVILTRQVRKDGAKYFGPYTSSFAVKQTLEAIKRAYPIRVCNRKIGPEGMTERPCLNYHIRQCIGPCRGDVHQGEYREMIDEIIQILDGKQEKLIEKLEAEMLEAAQNMEFEKASLLRDQIRGLHQIAEKQKIVSTSLSDQDVIAFARGIDEACVQVFFIRGGKLIGREHFMLNGVEEMERGEIMTQFVKQFYGGTPFIPKEILLQEEIDEAQIIHRWLSDKKGSKVVLRVPYKGEKKKLIDMVSKNAVITLEQFSDKMKREKEKGTKALKELQEILQLPTMPHRIEGFDISNIQGTDSVGSMVVIEGGKPKKSDYRRFKIKWVHGPNDYASMQEIVQRRLTRGMKEKKELEKENISPAQGKFSRLPDVIMIDGGLGHAQSVEKVLGELGIQIPVCGMVKDDKHRTRGLIYQGEEVYIEKSSPLFQMITRLQDEAHRFALSYHQSLRKKTSLYSVLDEIPGVGAVRKKALLKHYGGINGIKKATVEELKSIPGMNEATAQEVYNFFHTSHKK
- a CDS encoding Cof-type HAD-IIB family hydrolase, whose translation is MNYKLVAADLDDSLLGDDRRISKENKKAIEEVVKEGGVFTIATGRPLQGCVAFVEELGLDVPFITYNGALVIKGKSMEVLYHKAIEAQDGINIIKEGKKNNATILVFHDNKLYVNELNERTKNYHKTSTMLPHLEEDLESIAKMGATKILLYHEPEEIKKIQQDMKENFKGKVNFHISKPYFLEFVHQDVSKGDALAALAQSMGISSQGVIAIGDSYNDISMIEYAGLGVAVSNAHPEVKVHADYISKSNREHGVAQVLRKFVLGE
- the hprK gene encoding HPr(Ser) kinase/phosphatase translates to MSALRVQEMSAEMNLEIIYQGSNLALDISSSDINRPGLQLYGYFEYFDQDRVQILGKVEWSYLSSLSPEERRVKLENFFSRYFPCLIIAWDLEVFPEIIEYAKKYDRTVLRTPLHTTKVMYNVINYLDEKLAPQVRLHGVLVEVYGIGIFITGSSGVGKSETALELVKRGHRLIADDLVQIKQIAGNQLIGEAPEVLKYFIEIRGVGIIDVKTLYGVGAIKDSMEIDMVIHLEDWQEGKYYDRLGLENEMMDIMDVAVPKVTIPVMPGRNLSIIIETAARNHREKIMGYNAAQAFVDKVYQITTNQAAQEEEEMEK
- a CDS encoding phosphatase, which codes for MKFVLDTHCHTIVSGHAYSTLTEMVEGAKQNGMELIAITEHGPALPSAPHYYYFGNLKVVPPEIQGVKILKGVEANIIDYDGNIDMPETYLKRLDIILASLHDICIEPGTVQKNTSAIVGAMNNPDVDIIAHSGNPLFPVDYDKILETAKKTNTLLEINNSSFVATRKGSYKNCYYIAQKCKEMEIPIVIGSDAHYALDAGEFTKARRLLEEVDFPEELIMNTHVEKLIKYLKDKGRTPFHDIRIHDHMNM
- a CDS encoding ABC transporter substrate-binding protein, whose translation is MRKRGPFTLFLCIIIFLYLIIAPFYLFSLEREDLDRNKKEDKLDWKGVITLWDIPRPTAAGSSFGWIRGRINAFEKKHPNVLIDLRELIHENREETVLKALKEGEGPDILPLFVDQNPIPLQHIKPLDQWMNPGVTNGVKKEALQVATYQNKVYGVPFSMTGNVLILNTDLLQKIGCKTPKKESWNYQEFINLLQSIEKAKGEEEVFSFDAYLGKGEGSLMPILLSDGGAVYQQEEQRFAFYQPEMISGLQKLLNIKLKGNTQGEFGARSKGDVYKDFLEEQKTAVLAADSNIIYVLERLKKNGEGFAYQVMPFPVGNMDIPIWYSHQTSVYSIVKKQEEDPAKQEILEEFLAFLLEEESQQSLKSLGAFPTNDNGKGLYDEDSLINEWYNRGYEYQSYPLHPQWSEIEDKMIESIKAVLTGTKSPTESFKDLQDQVESFK
- the murB gene encoding UDP-N-acetylmuramate dehydrogenase; this encodes MDKNGVYKLLLDRIAPERILRDEPMKKHTSFKIGGPADFLILPQGVEEIKEIVQLCKEEKVPFFIMGNGSNLLVRDKGMRGIVVKIAKNFSHVEIQGEKVTAHSGILLSRLAKMLLREELAGFEFASGIPGTLGGAVTMNAGAYDGEMKDVLEKIEVMDKEGNVFELQGEEMALGYRQSAVQNMDLIVLTATMKLKKGKYQDIKAKMDDLDYRRKSKQPLEWPSAGSTFKRPTGYYAGKLVQDVGLKGFSMGRAQVSELHSGFVINKGDASAAEVLSLIGHIQGKVKDKFGVDLCTEVKIIGEE